In one window of Henckelia pumila isolate YLH828 chromosome 1, ASM3356847v2, whole genome shotgun sequence DNA:
- the LOC140888894 gene encoding uncharacterized protein, with the protein MASGSPTLNKIERAHQLYREGKYTEALGYYTDALSMAKAKPQKIALHSNRAACHLKLQDFKKAAEECTSVLELDQNHTGALMLRAQTLVTLKEYHSALFDVNRLIELNPSSEMYRNLQARLKTQLSLAPIPEDEAEIEEDDHSYETELEEKDYEREGINKVEECENQEKDMVDTAAGNEKSNEINNPIPSSELEASRNHNIQKRSNKQSGWQTIPKPKGHSNLDYSRWDSVEDDSTEEEEDEDEDEDSQPQYRFRVKTVGVKAVK; encoded by the exons ATGGCATCCGGATCGCCTACGTTGAATAAGATCGAGAGGGCACACCAGCTGTACCGAGAAGGCAAGTATACGGAAGCACTCGGTTATTACACCGACGCGTTATCCATGGCGAAGGCCAAGCCACAGAAGATTGCCCTCCACAGCAATCGGGCCGCGTGTCATCTTAAGCTTCAAGATTTCAAAAAG GCAGCAGAAGAATGCACCTCAGTGCTTGAGCTTGACCAAAATCACACAGGAGCACTGATGTTGCGAGCTCAAACCCTGGTCACCTTGAAGGAGTACCATTCAGCCCTTTTTGATGTCAACAGACTTATTGAGTTGAACCCATCATCGGAAATGTACAGAAACCTCCAGGCCCGTCTTAAAACTCAACTG TCACTTGCTCCTATACCGGAAGATGAGGCCGAGATTGAAGAAGATGATCATTCTTATGAAACAGAATTGGAGGAAAAGGACTACGAACGAGAAGGTATTAACAAGGTGGAAGAatgtgaaaaccaagaaaaagaTATGGTTGACACAGCTGCAGGAAACGAGAAAAGTAATGAAATCAATAACCCCATTCCCTCCTCTGAACTTGAAGCCTCCAGAAATCACAATATTCAAAAAAGATCCAACAAACAATCTGGATGGCAGACTATCCCAAAACCAAAAGGACACTCTAATCTTGACTACTCCAGATGGGACAGTGTTGAAGATGACTCtactgaagaagaagaagacgaaGATGAGGATGAAGATTCTCAGCCTCAGTATCGATTTCGTGTTAAAACTGTGGGCGTTAAGGCAGTCAAATAA
- the LOC140875040 gene encoding uncharacterized protein At4g15545-like — protein sequence MAQGGSGVAPDLNLPADILSVIPADPYDQLDLARKITSMAIASRVSKLETEAARLHQKLQEKDLRIVELEDKVSELETAHEEAELRLKITREDNMKLLKERDSLALTTKKLGRDLAKLETFKRQLMQSLNDENTPQTETVDIGTYDLAVPKTHSTNDEEANGHRKYHSFSGSTDNSNINYDASKQGVQSFSMTRYVSPRLTPSGTPNMISASVSPTKYSAAGSPRKTSGTNSPMLQYDGRGSLSAWFPSSQQSSAANSPPRGRPLSARTPRIDGKEFFRQARSRLSLEQFSAFLTNIKELNAQRQSREETLRKAEDIFGTDNEDLYVSFQGLLSRNMR from the exons ATGGCGCAAGGCGGAAGTGGGGTGGCCCCGGACCTCAATTTGCCCGCCGATATATTGTCGGTGATACCGGCGGATCCCTACGACCAGCTGGATCTGGCGCGTAAGATCACGTCCATGGCGATCGCGTCGCGAGTCTCAAAGCTCGAGACGGAGGCGGCCCGGCTTCACCAGAAACTGCAAGAGAAAGACCTCAGGATTGTGGAGCTGGAAGATAAGGTGTCCGAGCTAGAGACGGCCCACGAGGAAGCTGAATTGCGATTGAAAATCACGCGCGAGGATAAT ATGAAGCTACTGAAGGAGAGGGATTCCTTGGCATTGACAACGAAGAAGCTGGGTCGAGACTTGGCTAAG CTGGAGACTTTCAAGAGGCAGTTGATGCAATCGTTGAATGATGAAAACACACCT CAAACTGAAACTGTTGATATTGGCACTTATGACCTAGCTGTCCCTAAGACTCATTCAACAAATG ATGAGGAGGCAAATGGCCACCGAAAATATCACTCTTTTTCCGGGTCTACAGACAATTCTAACATAAATTATGATG CCTCTAAGCAAGGTGTACAAAGTTTCTCAATGACACGCTACGTATCGCCTCGACTTACGCCCTCTGGGACTCCAAATATGATATCTGCTAGTGTTTCACCAACAAAGTATTCAGCTGCTGGCTCTCCCCGGAAGACATCCGGCACCAACTCTCCTATGCTGCAGTACGATGGACGGGGTTCTCTTTCTGCATGGTTTCCATCAAGCCAGCAATCTTCAGCAGCCAACTCTCCTCCTCGTGGACGCCCTCTCTCAG CTCGTACTCCTAGAATCGATGGAAAGGAGTTCTTTCGTCAAGCCAG GAGTCGTCTCTCCTTGGAGCAGTTCAGTGCGTTTCTGACGAACATTAAGGAATTGAATGCACAAAGACAATCTAGAGAG GAGACTCTGAGAAAGGCAGAAGATATTTTCGGAACGGATAACGAAGATCTCTATGTATCATTTCAAGGATTGCTTAGTCGCAACATGCGCTAG
- the LOC140888890 gene encoding transcription factor JUNGBRUNNEN 1-like, which produces MEEDDCAAQLPGFRFYPTDEELVGFYLRRKVEKKRISLDLIEQADIYKYDPWDLPKSKTGEENEWYYFCKRGRKYRNSVRPNRVTGSGFWKATGIDKPVYSSGGDFIGLKKSLVFYQGSAGKGTKTDWMMYEFRLPPSSIHGKTTKHNLDIETIADQEAEVWTLCRILKRNASKRKPSVTALREMAAKTSTVTNYINPLDESNSKTCSVESSNQKGPMSYICFGTAPNLGLFEQPKPDFSHVQNFANQQYYVGHLTPPRTAAADSSFASSLSCVDIDELLRYDDWEDIRSLVDPFAPAGAAGGAGYSTNPFRL; this is translated from the exons ATGGAAGAAGACGATTGCGCCGCGCAGCTTCCGGGGTTTCGGTTTTATCCCACAGATGAAGAGCTAGTAGGGTTTTATCTTCGTCGAAAAGTGGAGAAGAAGCGGATAAGTTTAGATCTTATAGAGCAGGCAGACATCTACAAGTATGATCCTTGGGATCTTCCAA AATCCAAAACCGGCGAGGAAAATGAGTGGTACTACTTCTGCAAAAGAGGAAGAAAATACAGAAACAGTGTCCGACCCAATAGAGTGACGGGTTCGGGTTTCTGGAAAGCCACGGGTATCGATAAACCCGTATACTCCTCCGGAGGTGACTTCATTGGGCTCAAGAAATCCCTTGTGTTTTACCAAGGAAGCGCCGGAAAAGGCACTAAAACCGACTGGATGATGTACGAGTTCCGCCTTCCGCCGTCTTCAATCCATGGCAAAACCACCAAACACAATCTGGATATTGAAACAATTGCTGATCAAGAAGCT GAAGTTTGGACCCTTTGCCGAATACTAAAGCGAAATGCTTCAAAGAGGAAACCAAGCGTCACAGCATTGAGAGAAATGGCTGCAAAAACGAGTACTGTAACTAATTATATCAATCCACTCGATGAATCCAATTCCAAAACCTGCAGTGTGGAGTCCTCGAACCAAAAGGGTCCAATGAGTTACATTTGTTTCGGTACTGCGCCGAATCTCGGGCTATTCGAACAGCCGAAACCCGATTTTTCTCATGTGCAGAACTTTGCAAACCAACAATATTATGTAGGCCActtgacccctccaaggactgCTGCAGCTGATTCATCATTTGCAAGCTCTCTGTCCTGTGTTGACATTGATGAGCTATTAAGGTATGATGATTGGGAGGATATTCGATCCCTCGTCGACCCATTCGCTCCTGCCGGAGCCGCCGGCGGTGCTGGTTATAGTACTAATCCATTTCGTCTGTAG